Sequence from the Thermocoleostomius sinensis A174 genome:
CAGGGCGCTATCAACTGCGGAGAGCCGTTGACTTGAGTAAAGATCAATCCTATTTTCTATATGATCTAGAGCAAGACGTGTTAGCCCATACGCTGTTTCCACTGGGTGAGCAAACCAAAGCCGAAACCCGACGGATGGCCGCAGAATTCGGGTTGCACACAGCCGAGAAACCAGAAAGTCAAGACTTGTGCTTGATTGAGGCACACGGTTCGATGCGATCGTTTCTAGACAAGTATCTAGCGCCGCAGAAAGGCGATATTGTTGATCAGTCTGGTCAGGTGTTGGGACAACACGATGGCATTCACCATTACACAATTGGACAACGTCGAGGGATTGGCATTGCCGCGGAACGACCGTTGTATGTGATTGGCATTGATGCTGGCAGAAATCAGGTGATTGTGGGCGATCGCGAAGCGATTCAAACCAACGACTGCATAGTGCAGCAGGTGAATTGGGTGTCGATCGCACCTCCAACTGCCCCAATTCGTGCTGAAGTGCAAATCCGCTATCGAGCGACGGCTGTTCCTTGTACGGTGATTCCGCTCAGTGAAGATGGACAGGGCGATCGGGTGAAGGTGGTGTTTGACAAGCCGCAAATCAGCGTGACGCCCGGACAAGCGGCGGTGTGGTATCAAGGAGATTTATTGTTAGGGGGTGGCGTGATCGAGAATGCCCACTCATAACAGCAGCTAGTCAGGTAAAGTTGATGGCGATATTAGATTGCGTTGCGATGAGATGGCAGAAGCTCAATCGATTGCATTTGTTCAGAAAGCCAGTGTTCCAATTGCTCATCTAGAAGTCGCTGCTGCACTGTTGCATCGAGTTGAGCCGGAATGCGTGCTTCTACCCGCAAAACCACAAACCGATCATCCAGTTGCAACGGTGGAGACACGACGCCAAGCGGGCAATTGGCTAGTAACTGAGCAAAATCGGGATGATACGTTCCTAATTCTACTGGGCCGACTAATCCACCTGTTTCTGCCTCTGGGCCTTGCGAGTACTGGGCGGCGAGGTTGGCAAACGATTGTTCATTAGCTTGAAGACGAAAATATAGTTCGTAAGCTATATCGCGATCGGGTGTGCGGATTAGTGAGTAGACTACCTGCATGAGTGAACGTTGCCGCTCAACAAAATAGGTTTCTAGTTGGTTGCCCCACTGTTGTTGCTTAAACAAATGAATTTTTAGCGATCGAATCCTATCTTGTTCACAGATATTGGAAGCCTGAAATTCTGATCGCTGTTGCCATTGAGTTAGTTCAGTATCGCTGTATTTAATGTCAGCAATAGCTCGATCGAGAATCAACTCGCGTAATAGACCAGGCAGCATTCGATAACGAATGAGCAATGGCAACAAGTCGGCAGTAGTAATGGTTTGATGATTGATCTGTAAAACGATAGTCATAATTCTAAAACTAAAATTTAAAAAGAAATAGGAATCGATCGGACCTATTGAGGCACTCGATCGATTAGATAGCCGAATAGATAGACGAGAAAAATAAACTTAAATGGCAACTAGCTAAAACTTAATGTGTAACCAGTGCTAGTACCGGAATAGAGATAGACCTGAGCAAAATAAGTACCGGTTCCCAGAAAAGCTGTCACAGAATCAGGAGATATGCCAGCATTGGTTGATTCAGCGATAATTTCAGGAATATCAATGACACCGTTGCGGTTACGATCTTGAACAAGCCGTAAATCAGCATCAGCAGACAAACCACTGAGCGTAATATTAACAAAGCGAAGGCCAGCAACTGAGAACTGAAATGTGTCAGCCGCATCACCACGTGAACCATTGCCAAACTCGCCAGGTTCGTAAAGTGAATCAGAGAACTGTCTGAAACCACGCAGAATTCCAACATTGGTTTCTACAGGCAACAAGTTACCACCGATTCTAGTGTTCGACATCCTCAAGGTGTAGGTGCTGCCAGGTCCACTGTAAAGGTAGGATTGTAAGAAGTACCTACCTGCCGCTAAACCATTGACATTGATTGCCTCATCTGCATTGCTTCCTCTCAGGGAAGAGGCAATTATCGTATCGAAACTATCAACAATACCGTTATTGTTATTATCGCGAATTAATCGCATATCAATGTCCGTACCTGGACGAATTCCTGTTAAAGAAGCATTGAAGTTACCACCATTGAAGAAGAACAATGTCGTATCGACCGTATCAAAGAAGCTGCTGATACTATCGCGACGCACATAAGGCGCACCGCGCAGAGTCCCAGCAAAATACTCGTAGTACTGGTTTGGCACAAAATTAGTGGAATTTTGCGTTGCTGGTGCATCCAACACAGTCAGTGTTGTTTTTGACATGGTAAATTTCTCCTGATTTGCCAAGCGATGAATCAAAACAGCAAAAACTCGATCGCCAACTCGTTCATGTAACCCAAGCGCGATCGACTTATGGAATATCACTGCGTAATTTCACAGAGATGTTGCTTTTAAGCATGCAGTAAGACCTCAGCTTTGCGCAAGAGAAGAAAAAATTAAGAAGTCAGATTTTATCTAAGTAGAAACACTAGAAAAGTCAGGAAAAAGTCAGAAATGTACCAGTACTGAAAGCCTTACATTGTCTGCATGACCTTGATCCCTGTCAATAAAAAAGTAGTCTGTACTACGATTGCGTCTCCCGTCACGGTGCTAAGCATCTACGAGCCAATCAAGGTGTACTTGGAAAAACTTCATGAAGCTCGGTAAAAATGACGCGGCTTCATCCCGTAATTGCAAGAGTTTTCTGAACTGCACGATCGCTGATCTCATCACCGCCGGGATTGGGGTGTTGAAAGTTTGTTGATCATCAACTTTAATACTTCGGACAGTTCAACACGTTTCATTCTCCCAATCCCTCAAGTTTGGGGAAATTGGCGATCTGACAAGTGGCGATCTTAAAAGTTCCGCAGAATTGGGGAAGTTGAGGGGCTGCATCAGTCTTGATCCCTTCTCTTTATAAGCTGGTTCAAGATACAATGGCACCATCACCTTTGCGTTGTTCACTTTTACTTTTTTCACTTTTCTCCTCTGGGCATGACCACACAGCTTAGCGATCTCGAAACTCAACTGTCCACCTTAAAACAAGAAGCTCAGCGGGCGATCGCCACTGCATCTGACCTAGAGCAACTGGAACAACTGCGCATCAAGTACTTGGGTAAGAAGGGCAGCTTATCGCAAGTGTTGGGCGGTATGGGAAAACTAGATGCCTCTGAACGACCACGCATCGGTGCGTTGGCTAATGAAGTCAAAGAACTGATTCAAGCAGAACTAGAGCAGACTCGATCGACGCTACAAACAGCGCAAATTGAAGCGCAACTGGAAGCTGAAACTCTAGATGTGACAATGCCGGGAATCTATCAACCCCAAGGTCGTACCCATCCCCTGACCAGTACGATCGATCGAGTTGTAGATATTTTTGTGGGACTGGGCTATACAGTGGCACAAGGCCCAGAAATGGAGTCAGATTACTATAATTTTGAAGCCTTGAATACACCTGCCGACCATCCAGCGCGTGATATGGCAGACACCTTCTATTTGCCAGATGGTAACTTGTTGCGCACGCATACTTCCTCTGTGCAGATTCGCTACATGGAGAACAACGAGCCACCGGTTCGGATTGTAGCTCCAGGACGGGTCTATCGTCGTGATACAGTCGATGCAACCCATACCGCCGTTTTCCACCAGGTTGAAATTTTGGCGGTAGACGAAGGATTGACGTTTACCGATTTGCGCGGCACCATCAAGATTTTTCTAGAGTCAATGTTTGGCGAGTGTCCGATTCGTTTCCGTCCCAGTTTCTTTCCGTTCACGGAACCGTCTGCTGAGGTGGATTTGCAGTGGCGCGGTCGCTGGCTGGAGGTCATGGGCTGTGGCATGGTCGATCCCAATGTTCTCAAAGCGGTGGGCTATGATCCGGAAGTATACACGGGATTTGCTGCGGGGTTTGGGGTAGAGCGGTTAGCCCAAGTATTGCATCAGTTGGATGATATTCGCCGCTTATACAGCAGCGATCTCCGCTTCCTACGCCAGTTTTAAGGACAGTATGGTCTAGAGGCGTTGCTGAACACAGATAGGAATTGCCCGCATCCCCAACCCTTCTCCCCAAGGAGAAGGGAGCCAGACTTGTTATTCTCTCTCAAAGGAGAGGGCTAGGGTATCGCTGAAAGATTGTCCTGCTTTCAAAAAATTTGGGCGCTGGTGTCAATAGAAGGTTAGGCTTCGGCTTTGCTCAGGAATGGGACGAAAGCTGAAATGGTGTGAGTAAGCAGCTTGCCCATACCCTGGTGGCATGGGGGCAGATGTTGCCATCTTTGGCGTCACGCGATTGTTCTGTTATCAAACCTGCCTCTATAGGTAGTTTTTGTCTATGTCTTGTCTAGAAAATTGATGTCTAAAAAACTCCTTAATCGGGGAGACTGCGATCGGAAGACTATGATCGGGAAGAGACGGTTCACCTTCAGGTTCACCTTCAGTAAATGCAAACAGACTCCCACATGAAAACAAACGGCTTTCACCATGTTGCTATTATCTGTTCGGACTACGCAAAATCCAAGCATTTCTATGTCAATATCCTGGGGTTTGAAGTGATACAAGAAACCTTCCGCGCCGCCCGCCGTTCCTACAAGCTGGATTTGAAAGTGGGAGATAACGACGCGATCGAGCTATTTTCTTTTCCTGACCCGCCCGCTCGCCCCAGCCGTCCTGAAGCTTGCGGACTGCGACATTTAGCCTTTGAGGTCAATGATTTAGAGGCGATCGTCACTGACCTCAGCGCACAGGGCATTGCGGTTGAACCCATTCGGCTAGATGACTTGACAGGCAAGCGCTTTACCTTCTTCCAAGATCCCGACGGTTTGCCCCTAGAACTTTACGAGCGCTGAACCTGCCCTAAAAGCGTCACCCGATCGCTTAAATAAGATAAGGAAGCATCCTATCCGCTTTTAGCGCCCATCCTTTCACCTTCCTTTTATTCGTTATCCTTCAACCTTTTTCTTTTCCTCGCCGTGTCCAATCCTGACGCCTTACGCAATCTACTCAACGATGTTGCCACCGGAACCCTTAGTCCCGATGTAGCACTCGATAAGCTCAAACACTTTGACTTTGAGCCGATCGACGAGTTCGCCAAAGTTGATCATCATCGATTGCTGCGCACAGGTTTTCCAGAAGTGATTTGGGGGCAAGACAAAACGCCCGACCAAATTGCTCAAATTATCCGAACCATGCGGCTGCACAATTCGGTGGTGATGGCAACGCGCATCCGTCCTGAGGTTTATGCTCAGGTTCAAGCGCAAATTCCCGATTTGGACTACTACCCGCTGGCCCGTATTTGTGCCCTGAAACCTGGACAACTTGAACCTCGCTATGCAGGAACGATCGCCCTGCTGTCTGCGGGAACAGCCGATTTACCCGTCGCAGAAGAAGCCGCTGTGACGGCCGAATTGTGTGGATTTCGGGTCAAACGGCTTTGGGATGTAGGTGTGGCGGGCATTCACCGATTGCTCAATAACCGTCATGTCATTGACGAGGCAGATGTGCTGATTGTAGTGGCTGGTATGGAGGGAGCTTTACCCAGCGTTGTGGCTGGTTTGGCTAATTGTCCAGTGATTGCGGTTCCTACCAGTATTGGTTATGGAGCCAGCTTCAACGGCTTGGCGGCTCTGTTAACAATGCTGAACTCCTGTGCGGCTGGCATCGGAGTCGTTAATATTGACAATGGATTTGGAGCCGCTATTTTGGCTGGACAAATTCTGCGGACGGCTCATCGCTTAAGCTCAAAAGGAGATTTGTGAATGCCCGCTATTCCTTGTCATATTCTAGTCGAAGGTAATCCAGTTATTGTTTATGCAAGTCGAAATGGCTCCCCCGAAAAGGTACTTCCGATTCTCAATCGATTCCTTGACACATTCTGGCAAGAGCGAGACGCTTCTGGTGAAATCAGCGATACCCCAGAATGTTTAGTAGCCCAAATTGTTGTGCGATTTGGCTTTGAGATTTGTGAAGACGATTATTCTAATTTGCGGGTAGGGTTGCACTATTATCCTGATGTAGAGTATTTGTATACAATTACAGCCGATCGCCAAGTACAGGTTTGGGTGCCAGAGATAGACTATCGCGAAAATCCGGCGTTGGGGTTAAAAGGCTGCCACCCCCTCCACAACACTAACCATTGTTGACGTCGGAACAATACGAGACAGCTTGAACCCAGCAGCGGTCAGCAATACCTCATATTCGGCGGCGGTGCGTTCACGTCCACCCGGACACATCACCAGCATATTCATATCCAGCAATTTGCCCATAAACGGTTCATTGCCCGGTGGAATCACTTGTTCCACAATCAATACACGACCGTTATCCGTCATGGCGCGTCGGCATTGTTTTAAGATTTCGATCGATCGATCATCATCCCAGTCATGCACAATGTGCTTGAGCAGGTAAGCATCGGCTCCAGTGGGTACGGCTTCAAAGAAATTCCCTTCCACCACTTGACAGCGATCGCTCACGCCATAAGACGCCAACACCGAAGCTGCCCCGGCTACCACCGCTGGTTGCTCAAACAAAATGCCGTGCAGATGAGGGTTAGCGTGTAACACAGCGGCTAATAGGCTACCGTGACCGCCCGCCACATCTACCAAGGTGTGAATTGGGGAGAAATCATAACCCGTGACAACGCCGACATTTTCTACGGATGAAAAGCTGGTCATAGCCCGATCGAACACGGCGGCGGCCTCTGGATTTTGGGCATAGTGTTGAAACACATTCATGCCATACAGATTTTCGAAGGCACTTTCGCCCGTGCGCAGGCTGTGCATCACGTTGCCCCAACTGGCATAATGTTCTGGATCACCGAGCATAATGGCGGCATCACGCACAGAACCAGGCTGATCGCGCTGCAAATACGTAGCTAAGGGAGTGAGGGCAAACCAACCCGGTTCGGTTTCAACGAAAATTCCCAGACTCGACAACGCACGCAGCAATCGATACAGCGATCGAGGATCAGTTGCAGTGAGTTGAGCCAATACCTCAGTTGATTGGGCCCGATCGCCTAAGTGATCGGCAATGCCCAGCTTGGCCGCAGCATAAATTGATTGCGCCACCCAATAGCTCGTCACCATTTGCATCATCATCATTTGCAGTGCATCGGGGGCAGTTAGCTCAGAATCCAGCCCAGAGGGCGCAGCCTCTGGTGCATTTAGTGTTTCTATATTCATCACAATAGTATCCATCCCGTTCTTTGTAGAGAATAAAAAGGTATATAGAGATCGAATAGCATCGCTGAGTTGAAACATGAACTTCATAAGGACAATTTGAAATTACCCTTATGCACTCATAGACGCTCGCCCTATTTTCCTCGTTCAGTAATGCCAGCAAAACATGAAAAATATACCTGTCAGTCGGTGGAGCAACCCGTCAGTCTCGCAGTTGTTACCATCTCTCTTCAATACATGAGATAGTAGATCAATTCCGCAGAGGTGCGACGTTTCTTAAATCTCAATTTGTTGTTTGTGTGGTCTGAACTGTTTTCCCTAATCAAAGCATCCATGACCTTGACCCTGACTCGTGAAACCAGGAACGTGGCGTTGCTGGTAATTTGCCAGGCCCTCGCCATGACCAGTATTACCATTCTGTTTACCGTGGCCGCCCTAATTGGCGATCGTTTGGCAGCCGATAAATCCTTGGCAACGCTACCATTGGCGCTGTTGCAGATCGCGGTGATGATAACTACCATTCCAGCTTCGCTATTGATGAAGCAACGCGGGCGGCGATTCGGCTTTGTGTTGGGTACAATCATCGGTCTGGCAGGAGCCGGGTTAGGTGTAACTAGTACTGTGATCGGTCACTTTTGGCTATTTTGCGTAGCTACGATTCTGTTTGGCGTCTTCAATGGCTTTGTTGGCTTTTATCGGTTTGCGGCGGCCGATGCTGCCAGTGAGTCGTTTCGGGCGCAGGCAATCTCGTTGGTGGTTGCGGGGGGCGTGGTGGCCGCGATTGTGGGGCCAGGGCTGGCCAGTTGGACGAAGGACTGGCTAACTGCCACCTTTGCTGGATCATTAGTGCCGATCGTAGGCTTACAAGTAGTCACCTTGGGCGTGCTGCAAGGCATTGAGATGCCGCCGCTTTCGACATCGGAGCAGCGAGAAGCAGGGCGATCGCTGAGGCAGATTATGCAGCAACCCGTATTCATCGTCGCCACGTTGGGTAGCATGGTGGGCTATGGCGTCATGGTGCTGCTGATGACGGCAACTCCTTTGGCAATGGTAGCGATCGATCATCCCTTTGAGGCAGCGGCGTCTGTGATTCAGTGGCACATTCTTGGCATGTTCGCTCCATCATTCTTTACCGGATTTCTGATTGCCCGCTTTGGCGTTTTGTCAATTATTCTCAGCGGCGTTATCTTAAATTTTCTATGTGTGGGGGTCAATGGGGTTGGGGTTGAGGTTGGACATTTTCGCGTTGCCTTGACGCTATTGGGAATCGGCTGGAATTTCATGTTTGTGGGTTCTACCACGCTGCTGACCGCTACCTATACACCCGTCGAGAAGGCCAAAACCCAAGCCATGCATGATTTTTTGATGTTTGCCTGTGTTGCTGTTGCCACATTTTTGTCAGGGCGAATTCTCAATAACAGCGGCTGGGCGACTGTCAATCAAACGGCGGTGCCGGGGCTGGTGTTGGT
This genomic interval carries:
- the pheS gene encoding phenylalanine--tRNA ligase subunit alpha; protein product: MTTQLSDLETQLSTLKQEAQRAIATASDLEQLEQLRIKYLGKKGSLSQVLGGMGKLDASERPRIGALANEVKELIQAELEQTRSTLQTAQIEAQLEAETLDVTMPGIYQPQGRTHPLTSTIDRVVDIFVGLGYTVAQGPEMESDYYNFEALNTPADHPARDMADTFYLPDGNLLRTHTSSVQIRYMENNEPPVRIVAPGRVYRRDTVDATHTAVFHQVEILAVDEGLTFTDLRGTIKIFLESMFGECPIRFRPSFFPFTEPSAEVDLQWRGRWLEVMGCGMVDPNVLKAVGYDPEVYTGFAAGFGVERLAQVLHQLDDIRRLYSSDLRFLRQF
- a CDS encoding MFS transporter, with the protein product MRRFLNLNLLFVWSELFSLIKASMTLTLTRETRNVALLVICQALAMTSITILFTVAALIGDRLAADKSLATLPLALLQIAVMITTIPASLLMKQRGRRFGFVLGTIIGLAGAGLGVTSTVIGHFWLFCVATILFGVFNGFVGFYRFAAADAASESFRAQAISLVVAGGVVAAIVGPGLASWTKDWLTATFAGSLVPIVGLQVVTLGVLQGIEMPPLSTSEQREAGRSLRQIMQQPVFIVATLGSMVGYGVMVLLMTATPLAMVAIDHPFEAAASVIQWHILGMFAPSFFTGFLIARFGVLSIILSGVILNFLCVGVNGVGVEVGHFRVALTLLGIGWNFMFVGSTTLLTATYTPVEKAKTQAMHDFLMFACVAVATFLSGRILNNSGWATVNQTAVPGLVLVFVAVLWLRQRQGQRQRIQSSSIDHPKVKN
- a CDS encoding histidine kinase, whose amino-acid sequence is MPAIPCHILVEGNPVIVYASRNGSPEKVLPILNRFLDTFWQERDASGEISDTPECLVAQIVVRFGFEICEDDYSNLRVGLHYYPDVEYLYTITADRQVQVWVPEIDYRENPALGLKGCHPLHNTNHC
- a CDS encoding methyltransferase; amino-acid sequence: MMMMQMVTSYWVAQSIYAAAKLGIADHLGDRAQSTEVLAQLTATDPRSLYRLLRALSSLGIFVETEPGWFALTPLATYLQRDQPGSVRDAAIMLGDPEHYASWGNVMHSLRTGESAFENLYGMNVFQHYAQNPEAAAVFDRAMTSFSSVENVGVVTGYDFSPIHTLVDVAGGHGSLLAAVLHANPHLHGILFEQPAVVAGAASVLASYGVSDRCQVVEGNFFEAVPTGADAYLLKHIVHDWDDDRSIEILKQCRRAMTDNGRVLIVEQVIPPGNEPFMGKLLDMNMLVMCPGGRERTAAEYEVLLTAAGFKLSRIVPTSTMVSVVEGVAAF
- the larB gene encoding nickel pincer cofactor biosynthesis protein LarB, which gives rise to MSNPDALRNLLNDVATGTLSPDVALDKLKHFDFEPIDEFAKVDHHRLLRTGFPEVIWGQDKTPDQIAQIIRTMRLHNSVVMATRIRPEVYAQVQAQIPDLDYYPLARICALKPGQLEPRYAGTIALLSAGTADLPVAEEAAVTAELCGFRVKRLWDVGVAGIHRLLNNRHVIDEADVLIVVAGMEGALPSVVAGLANCPVIAVPTSIGYGASFNGLAALLTMLNSCAAGIGVVNIDNGFGAAILAGQILRTAHRLSSKGDL
- the gloA2 gene encoding SMU1112c/YaeR family gloxylase I-like metalloprotein; the protein is MKTNGFHHVAIICSDYAKSKHFYVNILGFEVIQETFRAARRSYKLDLKVGDNDAIELFSFPDPPARPSRPEACGLRHLAFEVNDLEAIVTDLSAQGIAVEPIRLDDLTGKRFTFFQDPDGLPLELYER
- a CDS encoding peptidylprolyl isomerase, coding for MTIVLQINHQTITTADLLPLLIRYRMLPGLLRELILDRAIADIKYSDTELTQWQQRSEFQASNICEQDRIRSLKIHLFKQQQWGNQLETYFVERQRSLMQVVYSLIRTPDRDIAYELYFRLQANEQSFANLAAQYSQGPEAETGGLVGPVELGTYHPDFAQLLANCPLGVVSPPLQLDDRFVVLRVEARIPAQLDATVQQRLLDEQLEHWLSEQMQSIELLPSHRNAI
- a CDS encoding pre-peptidase C-terminal domain-containing protein; the encoded protein is MSKTTLTVLDAPATQNSTNFVPNQYYEYFAGTLRGAPYVRRDSISSFFDTVDTTLFFFNGGNFNASLTGIRPGTDIDMRLIRDNNNNGIVDSFDTIIASSLRGSNADEAINVNGLAAGRYFLQSYLYSGPGSTYTLRMSNTRIGGNLLPVETNVGILRGFRQFSDSLYEPGEFGNGSRGDAADTFQFSVAGLRFVNITLSGLSADADLRLVQDRNRNGVIDIPEIIAESTNAGISPDSVTAFLGTGTYFAQVYLYSGTSTGYTLSFS
- the mnmA gene encoding tRNA 2-thiouridine(34) synthase MnmA, producing the protein MNKVVVGLSGGVDSSVAAATLHRQGYDVVGLTLWLMRGKGQCCSEGMVDAARLCDELGIPYHVVDSRDVFEKQIINYLVSGYEAGITPLPCSQCNKAVKFSPMLHYAREELGVDRIATGHYARITVDPDTGRYQLRRAVDLSKDQSYFLYDLEQDVLAHTLFPLGEQTKAETRRMAAEFGLHTAEKPESQDLCLIEAHGSMRSFLDKYLAPQKGDIVDQSGQVLGQHDGIHHYTIGQRRGIGIAAERPLYVIGIDAGRNQVIVGDREAIQTNDCIVQQVNWVSIAPPTAPIRAEVQIRYRATAVPCTVIPLSEDGQGDRVKVVFDKPQISVTPGQAAVWYQGDLLLGGGVIENAHS